The following proteins are encoded in a genomic region of Stutzerimonas balearica DSM 6083:
- a CDS encoding DedA family protein, with protein sequence MFESITGLIEQGGYFGILALMFLENLFPPIPSEVIMPLAGFLAARGELNLFGVVVAGTLGSFLGALPWYYAGARLGEERMRRLAARHGRWLTLSGDDVLEAGVWFRAHGRKAVFFGRLVPAIRTLISVPAGIAQMPFASFAFYTLAGSAIWTFVLTLAGYLLHAEYDRVADYLDPGSNIVLGTIVAIYLYRLLRNGRRAGERQR encoded by the coding sequence ATGTTCGAATCGATTACCGGGCTGATCGAGCAGGGAGGCTATTTCGGCATCCTGGCGCTGATGTTTCTCGAGAATCTGTTCCCGCCGATTCCCTCGGAAGTGATCATGCCGCTGGCCGGTTTTCTGGCTGCGCGCGGCGAGCTCAATCTGTTCGGCGTGGTGGTGGCCGGTACGCTGGGTTCGTTTCTGGGTGCGCTGCCCTGGTATTACGCCGGCGCGCGGCTCGGCGAGGAGCGCATGCGCCGGCTTGCCGCGCGGCATGGGCGCTGGCTGACCCTGTCGGGCGACGATGTGCTGGAGGCCGGGGTCTGGTTTCGTGCGCACGGCCGCAAGGCGGTGTTCTTTGGCCGCCTGGTGCCGGCGATCCGCACGCTGATTTCGGTGCCGGCCGGGATCGCGCAGATGCCCTTTGCCAGCTTTGCCTTCTACACGCTTGCCGGCTCGGCGATCTGGACCTTTGTGCTGACGCTCGCCGGCTATCTGCTGCATGCCGAGTACGATCGCGTGGCCGACTACCTCGACCCGGGCTCGAACATCGTGCTGGGCACGATCGTGGCGATTTACCTGTACCGGCTGCTGCGCAACGGGCGCAGGGCCGGCGAGCGACAGCGCTGA
- a CDS encoding DUF1615 domain-containing protein — protein sequence MRTPLPLLFSLLVTLLLAGCGLREPQPAGPTPAEVRAELMRLLPGNLRDRQGWARDIQAAFTTLEIEPSRENLCSVIAVTEQESTFQVAPPVPGLAKIARAEIDRRAARLHIPQFLVRGALSLGSPTGKTYAERLSRVRTEQELSAIFDDFTGMVPLGRQLFGSLNPVRTGGPMQVSIAFAESRAGDYPYPIEGSVRDEVFSRRGGMYFGIAHLLGYPAHYDKSLYRYADFNAGWYASRNAAFQNAVTRASGIKLALDGDLVIHGSSRVGATERAVRTLGKQLDLDEDEIRRALLQGDSLAFEESELYEKVFALADRRAGKRLPRALVPGIKLESPKITRNLTTAWFAQRVDERRRRCLARGG from the coding sequence GTGCGCACACCGCTTCCTCTGCTCTTCAGCCTTCTCGTAACCCTGCTGCTCGCCGGCTGCGGCCTGCGCGAGCCGCAGCCCGCCGGGCCGACACCCGCCGAAGTGCGCGCCGAGCTCATGCGCCTGTTGCCGGGCAACCTGCGCGATCGCCAGGGCTGGGCGCGGGACATCCAGGCGGCCTTCACGACGCTGGAGATCGAGCCGAGCCGCGAAAACCTCTGCTCGGTGATCGCCGTCACCGAGCAGGAGTCGACCTTCCAGGTCGCGCCGCCCGTACCCGGGCTGGCGAAGATCGCGCGCGCCGAGATCGACCGCCGAGCCGCGCGCCTGCATATCCCGCAGTTTCTCGTGCGCGGCGCGCTCAGCCTCGGTTCGCCGACCGGCAAGACCTACGCCGAGCGGCTGAGCCGGGTGCGCACCGAGCAGGAACTGAGCGCCATCTTCGACGACTTCACCGGCATGGTGCCGCTCGGCCGCCAGCTGTTCGGCAGCCTCAACCCGGTGCGCACCGGCGGGCCGATGCAGGTCAGCATCGCCTTTGCCGAAAGCCGCGCAGGCGACTACCCGTACCCGATCGAAGGCAGCGTGCGCGACGAGGTGTTCAGCCGCCGCGGCGGCATGTACTTCGGTATCGCCCACCTGCTCGGCTACCCGGCCCATTACGACAAGTCGCTGTATCGCTACGCCGACTTCAATGCCGGTTGGTACGCCAGCCGCAACGCGGCCTTCCAGAACGCCGTGACCCGGGCCAGCGGCATCAAGCTCGCGCTCGATGGCGACCTGGTCATTCATGGCAGCAGCCGCGTGGGGGCCACCGAACGCGCGGTGCGCACACTCGGCAAGCAGCTGGATCTCGATGAAGACGAGATCCGCCGTGCCCTGTTGCAGGGCGACAGCCTGGCCTTCGAGGAAAGCGAACTCTACGAAAAGGTGTTCGCCCTGGCCGACCGGCGCGCCGGCAAGCGGCTGCCACGTGCGCTGGTGCCGGGTATCAAGCTGGAAAGCCCGAAGATCACCCGCAACCTCACCACCGCCTGGTTCGCCCAGCGGGTCGACGAGCGCCGCCGCCGCTGCCTCGCCCGCGGCGGCTAA
- a CDS encoding SixA phosphatase family protein has translation MKTLYLVRHAKSSWDDPTLADHDRPLAKRGLRQLEEIGPWLAARGVRPQRLLCSTAARAQATARPLAEAMGYPPEAIDYQARLYACTPDALLAVIGEQPDDLQSLMLVGHNPELTELATRLGAGIEHMPTCAVVELVFASGRWAGIESQAPVQRLFHRPTRKRERKAGD, from the coding sequence ATGAAAACGCTCTATCTGGTGCGGCATGCCAAGTCGTCCTGGGACGACCCGACCCTGGCCGACCATGACCGCCCGCTGGCCAAGCGCGGCCTGCGCCAGCTCGAGGAGATCGGCCCCTGGCTTGCGGCGCGCGGCGTGCGGCCGCAGCGCCTGCTGTGCAGTACCGCCGCGCGCGCCCAGGCCACGGCACGTCCGCTGGCCGAGGCGATGGGCTATCCGCCGGAGGCCATCGACTACCAGGCGCGCCTGTATGCCTGTACGCCGGACGCGCTGCTGGCGGTGATCGGCGAACAGCCGGACGACCTGCAGAGCCTGATGCTGGTCGGCCACAACCCGGAGCTGACCGAGCTGGCCACGCGCCTGGGCGCGGGCATCGAGCATATGCCGACCTGCGCCGTCGTCGAGCTGGTCTTCGCATCCGGTCGCTGGGCCGGGATCGAGAGCCAGGCGCCCGTGCAGCGGCTGTTCCACCGGCCGACTCGCAAGCGCGAGCGCAAGGCCGGCGACTGA
- a CDS encoding GntP family permease has protein sequence MSVVIALAALGLLMLAAYRGYSVILFAPIAALGAVLLTDPSAVAPAFTGIFMEKMVGFIKLYFPVFLLGAVFGKLIEMSGFSRSIVAAAIRLLGGGQAMLVIVLVCALLTYGGVSLFVVVFAVYPFAAEMFRQSDIPKRLIPGTIALGAFTFTMTAVPGTPQIQNIIPTTFFNTTTWAAPWLGLIGTLFVFSLGMLYLKRQANKARHAGEGYGTNLRNEPQTPDDIALPNPWLALSPLLLVLLANLLFTRWIPELYGNSHVLQLAGMAAPLTTDVSKVTAIWAVEAALLLGILLVLASSFATLRGKLAEGTKSAVSGSLLASMNTASEFGFGAVIASLPGFMVLADALSAIPNPLINEAITVNLLAGITGSASGGMSIALAAMAESFVAAANAAQIPLEVLHRVASMASGGLDTLPHNGAVITLLAVTGLTHRESYKDIFAITLIATTAAFFIIGVFYATGIV, from the coding sequence ATGAGTGTAGTCATCGCCCTTGCTGCTCTGGGGCTTCTGATGCTTGCCGCCTACCGCGGCTACAGCGTCATCCTGTTCGCCCCCATCGCCGCCCTCGGTGCCGTGCTGCTGACCGACCCCAGTGCGGTCGCGCCCGCCTTCACCGGCATTTTCATGGAAAAGATGGTCGGCTTCATCAAGCTGTATTTCCCCGTGTTCCTGCTCGGTGCGGTGTTCGGCAAGCTGATCGAGATGAGCGGCTTCTCGCGCTCGATCGTCGCCGCGGCGATCCGCCTGCTCGGCGGCGGCCAGGCGATGCTGGTGATCGTGCTGGTCTGTGCGCTGCTGACCTACGGCGGCGTCTCGCTGTTCGTGGTGGTGTTCGCGGTGTACCCGTTCGCTGCCGAGATGTTCCGCCAGAGCGACATCCCCAAGCGGCTGATCCCCGGCACCATCGCCCTCGGCGCCTTCACCTTCACCATGACCGCGGTGCCCGGCACGCCGCAGATCCAGAACATCATCCCGACCACCTTTTTCAACACCACCACCTGGGCTGCACCCTGGCTCGGGCTGATCGGCACGCTGTTCGTCTTCAGCCTCGGCATGCTCTATCTCAAGCGCCAGGCGAACAAGGCCCGCCACGCTGGCGAAGGCTACGGCACCAACCTGCGCAACGAACCGCAGACGCCGGACGACATCGCCCTGCCGAACCCCTGGCTGGCGCTCTCGCCGCTGCTGCTGGTGCTGCTGGCCAACCTGCTGTTCACCCGCTGGATCCCCGAACTCTACGGCAACAGCCACGTGCTGCAGCTCGCCGGCATGGCGGCGCCGCTGACCACCGATGTCAGCAAGGTGACCGCCATCTGGGCGGTGGAGGCCGCGTTGCTGCTGGGCATCCTGCTGGTGCTGGCATCAAGCTTCGCCACCTTGCGCGGCAAGCTGGCCGAGGGCACCAAGAGCGCGGTCAGCGGCTCACTGCTGGCGTCGATGAACACCGCCTCGGAATTCGGCTTCGGCGCAGTCATCGCCTCGCTGCCCGGCTTCATGGTGCTGGCCGATGCGCTGTCGGCGATTCCCAACCCGCTGATCAACGAGGCGATCACCGTCAACCTGCTGGCCGGCATCACCGGCTCGGCTTCCGGCGGCATGAGCATCGCGCTGGCGGCCATGGCCGAGAGCTTCGTCGCCGCCGCCAACGCCGCGCAGATTCCGCTGGAAGTGCTGCACCGGGTCGCCTCGATGGCCTCCGGCGGCCTCGACACGCTACCGCACAACGGCGCGGTGATCACCCTGCTGGCGGTTACCGGGCTGACCCACCGCGAGTCCTACAAGGACATCTTCGCGATCACCCTGATCGCCACCACCGCGGCCTTTTTCATCATCGGTGTGTTCTACGCTACCGGTATCGTCTGA
- a CDS encoding 3-hydroxybutyrate dehydrogenase produces MNLAGKTALVTGSTSGIGLGIAKRLAEAGANLVLNGFGDAEPALAAVRAAGGQVRHHPADMARPKQIAELVAFVESEFGALDILVNNAGIQHVAPVDEFPPERWDSILAINLSSVFHTTRLALPGMRRRGWGRIVNIASVHGLVGSTGKAAYVAAKHGVVGLTKVVALETAQEPITCNAICPGWVLTPLVQQQIDERARADGDLERARHDLLAEKQPSLEFVTPEQLGELTLYLCSDAAAQVRGVAWNIDGGWAAR; encoded by the coding sequence ATGAACCTCGCAGGCAAGACCGCTCTGGTCACCGGCTCCACCAGCGGCATCGGCCTGGGCATTGCCAAGCGCCTGGCCGAAGCCGGCGCCAACCTGGTGCTCAACGGATTCGGCGATGCCGAGCCGGCGCTGGCCGCGGTGCGTGCCGCCGGCGGCCAGGTGCGCCATCACCCCGCCGACATGGCCCGGCCCAAGCAGATCGCCGAGCTGGTGGCCTTCGTCGAAAGCGAATTCGGCGCACTGGACATCCTCGTCAACAACGCCGGCATCCAGCATGTCGCGCCGGTCGACGAATTTCCGCCCGAGCGCTGGGACAGCATCCTGGCGATCAACCTGTCCTCGGTGTTCCACACCACGCGCCTGGCGCTGCCGGGCATGCGGCGCCGCGGCTGGGGGCGGATCGTCAACATCGCCTCGGTGCACGGGCTGGTCGGCTCGACCGGCAAGGCCGCCTATGTCGCGGCCAAGCACGGCGTGGTCGGGCTGACCAAGGTGGTCGCGCTGGAAACCGCGCAGGAGCCGATCACCTGCAATGCCATCTGCCCCGGCTGGGTGCTGACGCCGCTGGTGCAGCAGCAGATCGACGAGCGCGCCCGCGCCGACGGCGACCTCGAGCGCGCGCGCCACGACCTGCTGGCCGAGAAGCAGCCTTCGCTGGAATTCGTCACCCCCGAACAGCTCGGCGAATTGACGCTCTATCTGTGCAGCGACGCGGCCGCGCAGGTCCGCGGCGTCGCCTGGAACATCGACGGCGGCTGGGCCGCCCGCTGA
- a CDS encoding CoA transferase subunit A has protein sequence MNKLYPNAAAALDGLVEDGMTVAVGGFGLCGIPETLIAALRDSGRKGLTAISNNAGVDGFGLGLLLETRQIRKMISSYVGENKEFERQYLSGELELEFTPQGTLAEKLRAGGAGIPAFYTRTGYGTLVAEGKETRQFNGEWYVMEESLTADLALVKAWKADKAGNLLFRKTARNFNPLAAMAGEVCVVEVEEIVETGELDPDQIHLPGIYVHRIVHNPNPEKRIEKRTVRS, from the coding sequence ATGAACAAGCTCTACCCCAACGCCGCAGCCGCCCTCGACGGGCTGGTTGAAGACGGCATGACGGTCGCCGTCGGCGGCTTCGGCCTGTGCGGCATTCCCGAGACGCTGATCGCCGCGCTGCGCGACAGCGGCCGCAAGGGCCTGACGGCAATCAGCAACAACGCCGGCGTCGACGGCTTCGGCCTTGGCCTGCTGCTGGAGACGCGGCAGATCCGCAAGATGATTTCCTCCTACGTGGGCGAGAACAAGGAGTTCGAGCGCCAGTACCTCTCCGGCGAACTGGAGCTGGAGTTCACCCCGCAGGGCACCCTGGCCGAGAAGCTGCGCGCTGGCGGCGCGGGCATCCCGGCGTTCTACACCAGGACCGGCTACGGCACGCTGGTCGCCGAAGGCAAGGAGACCCGCCAGTTCAACGGCGAGTGGTACGTCATGGAAGAATCGCTGACCGCCGACCTCGCGCTGGTCAAGGCGTGGAAGGCCGACAAGGCCGGCAACCTGCTGTTCCGCAAGACCGCGCGCAACTTCAACCCGCTGGCAGCGATGGCCGGCGAGGTCTGCGTCGTCGAGGTCGAGGAGATCGTCGAGACCGGTGAGCTGGACCCCGATCAGATTCACCTGCCCGGCATCTACGTGCACCGCATCGTGCACAACCCGAACCCGGAAAAACGCATCGAAAAACGCACGGTGAGGAGCTGA